The following coding sequences are from one Halobacteria archaeon AArc-dxtr1 window:
- the gltB gene encoding glutamate synthase large subunit, giving the protein MPQPHRASSTDRSRGLASPADERSNCGVGVVMDLDGAGGHDVVADGLELLTNLEHRGTTGAEKNTGDGAGIMLQTPERFFTDVFETELPETYAVGSFFLPTDDDTREAVVSVVEDVLADYALDVLEWRDVPTENGGLGTTAVESEPDVRQAVVTPDDDCSGDAFDRRLYVARRALENAVETAEVDGAERFYVCSLDSKTIVYKGLLKGVQVPTYYPDLTDERVESNFVMVHERFSTNTLGAWHLAHPYRNIVHNGEFNTIQGNINWMRARETDLESEVLADLDAVKPVINDPGQSDTASVDNALELLMQDGRDLEHALRMLVPEAWRGDDQMDQDRKDWYDFHASLVEPWDGPALVAATDGERVGAVLDRNGLRPCRYDVTTDNRLVVASEAGALDLGPEEINERGRLQPGQLFLADPEEGRVIPDDEVFDELTDDRYGEWVDEEQVRLGEIGTDDDSEPREPVASLRDQQFAFGYTHDELENLIEPMTQKGKDPVGSMGDDTPLSVLTEFNRPLFSYFKQLFAQVTNPPLDYIREELVTSMESRLGYQRNLLDESPEHARQLVLDSPVLTDAELASIRDCEVNDITTATIDITYEPTTDEPGEDLRDAIERVREDAVAAIEGGDDILVLSDRAADEDRLAIPSLLATGGVHHHLVRNGLRNHCGLVVESADPRTVHHFATLVGYGAGAVNPYLAYQTIEDITAGDDGADLEVAIDAYVGAVEDGLLKIMAKMGISTVESYQGAQIFEAVGLDSDLVDEYFEGTENRTEGIGLAEIESDVRERHATAYSSDESALERTGEFNHRKQGIYHQWNPQTVGALQQSVRSGDYERYQEFAELVNNQNENLQTLRGLLEFDSDRESIPIEEVEPVEEIVTRFSTAAMSLGSLSPEAHENNSIAMNRIGGKSNSGEGGEPPERFGTEKECNVKQVASGRFGVTSTYLSAADELQIKMAQGSKPGEGGHLPGMKVDEMIAHVRKSTPGVGLISPPPLHDIYSIEDLKQLIFDLKAANEEADINVKLVSEAGIGTIAAGVAKANADVVHISGHSGGTGASPRTSIKHAGLPWELGLAEANQMLRATGLRDRIRVSTDGGLMTGRDVAVAALLGAEEYIFGTASLVAEGCVMARQCHKNTCPVGIATQRGDLRERFPGEPDHVINYMTFIAQELREIMAELGFETVDEMVGRVETLSQREDVDHPKARTVDLSAIVAEPEGNVRRKIREQDHELDDQLDRDLIDAATEAIEDQQPVSLAADVSNVDRTVGAMLSNRITSRYGEAGLPDETITVDLEGTAGQSFGAFLANGVSMRLSGSANDYVGKGLSGGRITVETPPTATYDPAENIAIGNVALYGATDGQLYVNGLAGERFAVRNSGAKAVVEGVGDHGCEYMTGGVVAVLGETGKNFAAGMSGGVAYVYDPDGEFADRANTGMVTLDDDLEAEDEAMLRRLVENHVAYTDSERGEELLDSWEDALDSFVKIMPDAYDKAITEQGSDDVREELPAAPGAEAEAGATGFAASDD; this is encoded by the coding sequence ATGCCACAGCCACACCGAGCGTCATCCACCGATCGCTCGCGGGGTCTCGCTTCCCCCGCGGACGAACGGTCGAACTGCGGCGTCGGCGTCGTCATGGACTTAGATGGAGCAGGGGGCCACGACGTCGTCGCCGACGGGCTCGAACTTCTGACAAATCTCGAACACCGCGGAACGACCGGCGCAGAAAAAAACACCGGCGACGGCGCGGGGATCATGCTCCAAACGCCGGAACGGTTCTTCACAGACGTTTTCGAGACGGAGCTGCCGGAGACTTACGCCGTGGGCTCGTTCTTTCTGCCAACCGACGACGACACCCGCGAGGCCGTCGTCTCGGTCGTCGAAGACGTTCTCGCTGACTACGCCCTCGACGTTCTCGAGTGGCGAGACGTTCCAACGGAAAACGGCGGACTCGGAACGACCGCCGTCGAATCAGAGCCGGATGTTCGACAGGCCGTCGTCACGCCGGACGACGACTGCAGCGGCGACGCCTTCGACCGTCGGCTCTACGTCGCCCGACGGGCGCTGGAAAACGCCGTTGAAACTGCCGAGGTCGACGGCGCTGAGCGATTCTACGTCTGTTCGCTCGACTCGAAGACGATCGTCTACAAGGGGCTGCTGAAAGGCGTCCAGGTGCCCACTTACTACCCCGATCTCACCGACGAGCGCGTCGAGTCGAACTTCGTGATGGTCCACGAGCGGTTCTCGACGAACACGCTCGGCGCCTGGCACCTCGCCCACCCCTACCGCAACATCGTCCACAACGGCGAGTTCAACACCATTCAGGGCAACATCAACTGGATGCGTGCCCGCGAGACCGACCTCGAGAGCGAGGTGCTCGCCGATCTCGACGCGGTCAAGCCGGTCATCAACGACCCCGGGCAGTCCGACACCGCGAGCGTCGACAACGCCCTCGAACTGCTGATGCAGGACGGCCGCGATCTCGAGCACGCCCTGCGGATGCTCGTCCCCGAGGCGTGGCGCGGCGACGACCAGATGGACCAGGATCGAAAAGACTGGTACGACTTCCACGCTTCGCTCGTCGAGCCGTGGGACGGTCCCGCGCTCGTCGCGGCAACTGACGGCGAACGGGTCGGTGCGGTTCTCGACCGTAACGGCCTGCGCCCCTGCCGGTACGACGTGACGACCGACAACCGGCTGGTCGTCGCTAGCGAGGCCGGCGCACTCGATCTCGGCCCCGAAGAGATCAACGAGCGCGGTCGCCTCCAGCCCGGCCAGCTCTTCCTCGCCGATCCCGAGGAGGGGCGGGTCATCCCCGACGACGAGGTCTTCGACGAGCTTACCGACGACCGCTACGGCGAGTGGGTCGACGAAGAGCAGGTCCGACTCGGCGAGATCGGTACCGACGACGACAGCGAGCCCCGTGAGCCGGTCGCGTCGCTTCGCGACCAGCAGTTCGCGTTCGGCTACACCCACGACGAACTCGAGAACCTGATCGAGCCGATGACCCAGAAGGGCAAAGATCCCGTCGGCTCGATGGGCGACGACACGCCCCTGTCGGTGCTGACGGAGTTCAACCGCCCGCTGTTCTCGTACTTCAAGCAGCTGTTCGCCCAGGTCACCAACCCGCCGCTTGACTACATCCGCGAGGAGCTGGTGACGTCGATGGAATCACGGCTCGGCTACCAGCGGAATCTCCTCGACGAGTCCCCAGAACACGCTCGCCAGCTCGTACTCGACTCGCCGGTCCTCACCGACGCCGAACTCGCGTCGATCCGCGACTGCGAGGTAAACGACATCACGACCGCAACGATCGACATCACCTACGAGCCGACCACAGACGAGCCGGGCGAGGATCTCCGTGACGCTATCGAACGCGTCCGCGAAGATGCCGTCGCGGCGATCGAGGGGGGAGACGACATCCTCGTTCTCTCCGATCGAGCCGCCGACGAGGATCGCCTCGCGATCCCGAGCCTGCTCGCGACCGGTGGCGTCCACCATCATCTCGTGCGAAACGGGCTTCGTAACCACTGCGGGCTGGTCGTCGAGTCGGCCGACCCCCGAACCGTCCACCACTTCGCGACGCTGGTCGGCTACGGCGCGGGCGCAGTCAACCCGTACCTCGCCTACCAGACCATCGAGGACATCACGGCCGGCGACGACGGCGCCGACCTCGAGGTCGCGATCGACGCCTACGTCGGCGCGGTCGAGGACGGCCTGCTGAAGATCATGGCCAAGATGGGGATCTCCACGGTCGAGAGCTACCAGGGCGCCCAGATCTTCGAGGCCGTCGGGCTCGACTCGGACCTCGTCGACGAGTACTTCGAGGGGACCGAAAACCGAACCGAGGGAATCGGCCTGGCGGAGATCGAATCCGACGTTCGCGAGCGCCACGCGACTGCCTACAGCAGCGACGAGTCCGCCCTCGAGCGCACCGGCGAGTTCAACCACCGCAAGCAGGGGATCTACCACCAGTGGAACCCCCAGACCGTCGGCGCGCTCCAGCAGTCGGTCCGCTCCGGTGACTACGAGCGGTACCAGGAGTTCGCCGAGTTGGTCAACAACCAGAACGAGAACCTCCAGACGCTGCGCGGACTGCTCGAGTTCGACTCCGATCGGGAGTCGATCCCGATCGAGGAGGTCGAGCCAGTCGAGGAGATCGTCACACGATTCTCCACCGCGGCGATGAGTCTCGGCAGCCTCTCGCCGGAGGCTCACGAGAACAACTCGATCGCGATGAACCGGATCGGCGGCAAGTCGAACTCCGGCGAAGGTGGCGAGCCGCCGGAACGCTTCGGCACCGAGAAGGAGTGTAACGTAAAGCAGGTGGCCTCGGGGCGCTTCGGGGTCACCTCGACGTACCTCTCTGCGGCCGACGAGCTCCAGATCAAGATGGCCCAGGGATCGAAACCCGGCGAAGGGGGCCACCTCCCAGGAATGAAAGTCGACGAGATGATCGCCCACGTCCGCAAGTCGACCCCCGGCGTGGGGCTCATTTCGCCGCCGCCGCTGCACGACATCTACTCGATCGAGGACCTGAAACAGCTGATCTTCGATCTGAAGGCTGCCAACGAGGAGGCCGACATCAACGTCAAGCTCGTCTCCGAGGCCGGGATCGGCACGATCGCGGCCGGCGTCGCGAAGGCGAACGCCGACGTCGTCCACATTTCGGGCCACTCCGGCGGGACGGGCGCGTCGCCCCGAACCTCGATCAAACACGCCGGCCTCCCGTGGGAGCTCGGCCTGGCGGAGGCGAACCAGATGCTCCGTGCGACCGGACTGCGCGACCGCATCCGCGTCTCGACCGACGGCGGGCTGATGACCGGCCGTGACGTCGCCGTCGCCGCCCTGCTGGGCGCCGAGGAGTACATCTTCGGCACCGCCAGCCTGGTCGCCGAGGGCTGCGTGATGGCCCGGCAGTGTCACAAGAACACCTGCCCGGTCGGCATCGCGACCCAGCGTGGCGACCTTCGCGAGCGCTTCCCCGGCGAACCGGACCACGTCATCAACTACATGACGTTCATCGCCCAGGAGCTTCGCGAGATCATGGCCGAACTGGGCTTCGAGACGGTCGACGAGATGGTCGGCCGCGTCGAGACCCTCTCCCAGCGCGAGGACGTCGACCACCCGAAGGCACGCACAGTCGACCTCTCGGCGATCGTAGCCGAGCCAGAGGGCAACGTCCGGCGAAAGATCCGCGAACAAGACCACGAACTCGACGATCAGCTCGACCGCGATCTGATCGACGCCGCGACCGAGGCCATCGAGGACCAGCAGCCGGTCTCGCTGGCCGCGGACGTCTCGAACGTCGACCGCACCGTCGGCGCGATGCTCTCGAACCGAATCACGAGCCGCTACGGTGAGGCGGGGCTCCCCGACGAGACGATCACCGTCGATCTCGAGGGAACCGCCGGACAGAGCTTCGGCGCGTTCCTGGCCAACGGCGTCTCTATGCGTCTCTCCGGAAGCGCAAACGACTACGTCGGGAAGGGGCTCTCCGGCGGGAGGATTACCGTCGAGACGCCGCCGACGGCAACCTACGACCCCGCCGAGAACATCGCTATCGGAAACGTCGCTCTCTACGGCGCAACCGACGGCCAGCTGTACGTCAACGGACTGGCCGGCGAGCGCTTTGCCGTCCGGAACTCCGGCGCGAAGGCGGTCGTCGAGGGCGTCGGCGACCACGGCTGTGAGTACATGACCGGCGGCGTCGTCGCCGTGCTGGGCGAGACGGGCAAGAACTTCGCGGCCGGGATGTCCGGCGGCGTGGCGTACGTCTACGACCCCGACGGCGAGTTCGCAGACCGCGCCAACACCGGCATGGTCACCCTGGACGACGACCTCGAGGCCGAAGACGAGGCAATGTTGCGTCGACTCGTCGAGAACCACGTCGCCTACACCGACTCCGAGCGCGGTGAGGAGCTGCTCGACAGCTGGGAGGACGCACTCGACTCGTTCGTGAAAATCATGCCCGACGCCTACGACAAGGCGATCACCGAGCAGGGCAGCGACGACGTCCGAGAGGAGCTCCCTGCCGCGCCCGGCGCGGAGGCCGAGGCCGGTGCCACCGGCTTCGCGGC